One Sphingopyxis macrogoltabida genomic region harbors:
- a CDS encoding CHAP domain-containing protein, whose amino-acid sequence MLYSRFLGAVAASLMMLTGILAATPAAARGYLQCVPFARAESGVEIRGNAKTWWSQAAGTYERGEEPRKGAVMAFAGTRGMPLGHVAVVKKIVSDREILIDHANWSPINGRRGQIERNVRVIDVSDRGDWSMVRVWYAPIGDLGLRANPVQGFIYAGGASAPDRNVVDQEPVWTKNDWKPGNGLAMVVASLAN is encoded by the coding sequence ATGCTTTACAGCCGCTTTCTGGGTGCCGTCGCCGCGTCCTTGATGATGCTGACCGGTATCCTTGCTGCCACCCCTGCGGCGGCGCGCGGTTATCTGCAGTGCGTTCCCTTCGCCCGCGCCGAATCGGGCGTCGAAATCCGCGGCAATGCCAAGACCTGGTGGTCACAGGCCGCCGGCACCTATGAACGCGGCGAAGAGCCCCGCAAGGGCGCGGTGATGGCGTTTGCCGGCACCCGCGGCATGCCGCTCGGCCATGTCGCGGTGGTCAAGAAGATCGTCAGCGACCGCGAAATCCTGATCGACCATGCCAATTGGTCGCCGATCAACGGCCGCCGCGGCCAGATCGAACGCAACGTCCGCGTGATCGATGTCAGCGACCGCGGCGACTGGAGCATGGTCCGCGTCTGGTACGCGCCGATCGGCGACCTCGGCCTGCGCGCCAACCCCGTGCAGGGCTTTATCTACGCGGGCGGCGCCAGCGCCCCCGACCGCAATGTCGTCGATCAGGAGCCCGTCTGGACGAAGAACGACTGGAAACCCGGCAACGGCCTCGCAATGGTCGTCGCCTCGCTCGCCAACTGA
- a CDS encoding putative bifunctional diguanylate cyclase/phosphodiesterase — protein MKSLLTDQIFADDIPARTLLGLGPRDEDVGDLRQLQLAPLRGKGSLRLWMGLGMALVAALTMVLRVPVAIAGAWFAVALLFSLWSYRAFASLAIGELKLSGLPEYRLCHRHAFYSAMLWSSTFWLQGVPTLDHVLSIWTIALLMMLTLAMIAHSMPMICILYIAPVSLSAAVALVRAGAPQLAAVALVAALLLCTSCIRFAKTHVRFRRAEETLHEKNETVSLLLREFEETSADWLWQTDNARRLVHVSPRLAYALGASAEGLEGVPLLQALSGDAWETGQFPRSLHDIAERMKRRESFSNLIVPVTIGGKPRWWELSASPRLDETGKFLGFRGVGSDVTEQRASAEQIAKMARFDNLTGLPNRLHLNEELARALKHANDAKSRCALLMIDLDRFKAVNDTLGHPVGDKLLAQVAARLKSMMDRGMTCGRLGGDEFAVVLQDVPSALDAEDLAQRIIAAVSRPYVVDNHQLFVGASIGFAIGPQDGATVETLTRNADLALYKSKDKGGNLVAAYVASLHAQAEERRVMEQELRGALDRGEFEMYYQPVVTATDGTLNGFEGLIRWNNQKLGNVSPGRFIPLAEDSRLISPIGEWVLRTACHEAMRWPSNLKVAVNVSAEQLTDPAFASVVVSALAQSGLPPERLEIEVTESVFLRDGGGAAQLLDQLISLGIRLSLDDFGTGYSSLGYLRKTQFSTIKVDRSFVVGAAKGSIESIAIIRAVVALADSLGMSTTAEGAETEVEVDTLRALGCSNIQGYYYGRPMPASDVLTLFRRPDSLDTQAA, from the coding sequence GTGAAAAGCCTGTTGACCGACCAGATCTTTGCCGACGACATTCCCGCGCGCACCCTGTTGGGGCTGGGTCCGCGCGATGAGGATGTCGGCGACCTCCGCCAGCTCCAGCTCGCGCCGCTGCGCGGCAAGGGCAGTCTGCGCCTGTGGATGGGGCTCGGGATGGCGCTCGTCGCTGCGCTGACCATGGTCCTGCGCGTCCCCGTCGCGATCGCCGGCGCGTGGTTCGCCGTGGCACTGCTGTTCAGCCTCTGGTCCTATCGGGCGTTCGCGAGCCTTGCCATCGGCGAACTCAAATTGTCGGGCCTGCCCGAATACCGGCTTTGCCATCGCCACGCCTTCTATTCGGCGATGCTCTGGTCCTCGACCTTTTGGCTGCAGGGGGTACCGACCCTCGATCATGTGCTGTCGATCTGGACGATCGCGCTGCTGATGATGCTGACGCTGGCGATGATCGCGCACAGCATGCCCATGATCTGCATCCTGTATATCGCGCCGGTCAGCCTGTCGGCAGCCGTGGCGCTCGTCCGCGCGGGGGCGCCGCAACTCGCGGCGGTGGCGCTGGTCGCGGCGCTGCTGCTCTGCACATCGTGCATCCGCTTCGCCAAGACGCACGTCCGCTTCCGCCGCGCCGAAGAAACGCTGCACGAAAAGAACGAGACGGTCAGCCTGCTGCTCCGCGAGTTCGAGGAAACCTCAGCCGACTGGCTGTGGCAGACCGACAACGCCCGCCGCCTCGTCCATGTCTCGCCGCGCCTTGCTTATGCGCTCGGCGCCTCGGCCGAAGGGCTGGAGGGCGTGCCGCTGCTCCAGGCGCTGTCGGGCGACGCGTGGGAGACGGGACAATTCCCCCGCAGCCTGCATGACATCGCCGAGCGGATGAAACGGCGCGAGAGCTTTTCGAACCTGATCGTGCCCGTGACCATCGGCGGCAAGCCGCGCTGGTGGGAATTGTCGGCATCGCCGCGCCTCGACGAAACCGGCAAGTTCCTGGGCTTTCGCGGCGTCGGCTCCGACGTCACCGAACAGCGCGCGTCGGCTGAACAGATCGCCAAGATGGCGCGCTTCGACAATCTGACCGGCCTGCCCAACCGCCTGCACCTCAACGAGGAACTCGCGCGGGCACTGAAGCACGCGAATGATGCGAAATCGCGCTGCGCGCTGCTGATGATCGACCTCGACCGGTTCAAGGCGGTCAACGACACATTGGGCCACCCCGTCGGCGACAAGCTGCTCGCGCAGGTCGCCGCGCGGCTGAAGAGCATGATGGATCGCGGCATGACTTGCGGCCGGCTCGGCGGCGACGAATTTGCCGTCGTGCTGCAGGATGTGCCCTCGGCGCTCGATGCCGAGGATCTGGCGCAGCGGATCATCGCTGCGGTCAGCCGGCCTTATGTGGTCGACAATCACCAGTTGTTCGTCGGCGCCAGCATCGGCTTCGCGATCGGGCCGCAGGACGGCGCGACGGTCGAGACGCTGACCCGCAACGCCGACCTTGCGCTCTACAAGTCGAAGGACAAGGGCGGCAATCTCGTCGCGGCCTATGTCGCCTCGCTCCATGCGCAGGCCGAGGAACGGCGCGTGATGGAACAGGAGCTGCGCGGTGCGCTCGATCGCGGCGAGTTCGAGATGTATTATCAGCCGGTGGTTACCGCCACCGACGGCACGCTCAACGGGTTCGAAGGCCTGATCCGCTGGAACAACCAGAAGCTCGGCAATGTCTCGCCCGGCCGCTTCATTCCGCTGGCCGAGGACAGCCGCCTGATCTCGCCGATCGGCGAATGGGTGCTGCGCACCGCCTGCCACGAAGCGATGCGCTGGCCGTCGAACCTCAAGGTCGCGGTCAACGTCTCGGCCGAACAGCTCACCGACCCCGCCTTCGCGTCGGTCGTCGTCTCGGCGCTCGCGCAGAGCGGGTTGCCGCCCGAACGGCTCGAGATCGAAGTCACCGAAAGCGTCTTCCTGCGCGACGGCGGCGGCGCGGCACAATTGCTCGACCAGCTCATCAGCCTCGGCATCCGCCTGTCGCTCGACGACTTCGGGACCGGCTATTCGTCGCTCGGTTATCTACGCAAGACGCAATTTTCGACGATCAAGGTCGACCGCAGCTTCGTCGTCGGCGCCGCCAAGGGGAGCATCGAATCGATCGCGATCATTCGCGCCGTCGTCGCGCTCGCCGACAGCCTCGGCATGTCGACGACCGCCGAGGGCGCCGAGACCGAAGTCGAGGTCGACACGCTGCGCGCGCTCGGCTGCAGCAACATCCAGGGCTATTATTATGGCCGCCCGATGCCGGCGAGCGACGTGCTGACGCTTTTCCGCCGCCCGGATTCGCTCGACACCCAAGCGGCATGA